The following proteins are co-located in the Sulfitobacter guttiformis genome:
- a CDS encoding sensor histidine kinase → MTSGFLRNSLFGSLAFRVILFLSLALLPIGIIAFVQNQQIAEQSQRTAELSLIAVTEQAAATERSLLQEALGASRALTSVVKLVRNNPARCSDFLKSYKDEVSKYLVVGFVDTSGMMQCSSTYQAYDLRDSPIVKNPKTLTQRTVTGSASGRVSHAEAVIVTVPVFEEDETIGFFFISMARETLEAVELEDPIRAPLSLVTFNTDGLIISSELDRDRAQTELPASYPLEQLTGPTRQVFTSRNADGLERVYAVIPLVEGAVFAMSVWPKDTALLETDFSSRLSSFLPIVMWIASLVVAFWALNRLAIAHIRKLGRQMRHFALNRTLPRKPFNDGVPNEIVAMEQSFLGMAQSILQDEARLEDSLREKNMLLKEVHHRVKNNLQLISSIMNMQIRQAPTEANKRVLQRLQDRILSLATVHQSLYQDNEMTRVDAGMLLREIVARSLDIGMERNSGIKVTEDYDSILIGADDAAPLSLLTSEAVTNALKYVASGRGSKAKIHISLKHVGEERAVLRIMNTAGGNAHEEGTGLGSRLIQAFSRQLNGALEIVDEGGDYILTLDFPVPQMDKATYDY, encoded by the coding sequence ATGACATCCGGCTTTTTACGTAACAGCCTCTTTGGCAGTCTTGCCTTTCGGGTCATACTGTTTTTGTCGCTGGCGTTGCTGCCTATTGGTATAATCGCCTTTGTGCAGAACCAACAGATCGCCGAGCAAAGCCAGCGCACGGCGGAGCTGTCTCTGATTGCTGTGACCGAGCAGGCTGCCGCAACAGAGCGGTCTTTGTTGCAAGAGGCGTTAGGTGCAAGCCGCGCTTTGACCTCGGTTGTAAAGCTAGTCCGGAATAACCCGGCGCGTTGCTCGGACTTTCTAAAAAGTTATAAGGACGAGGTGAGTAAATACCTCGTGGTCGGGTTCGTCGATACGAGTGGCATGATGCAGTGCTCGTCCACCTACCAAGCGTATGACTTGAGGGACTCACCGATTGTTAAAAATCCCAAGACGCTCACCCAGCGGACCGTTACAGGCAGCGCGAGCGGACGCGTATCCCATGCCGAAGCTGTCATTGTAACGGTACCCGTTTTTGAAGAAGACGAGACGATCGGCTTTTTCTTCATCTCTATGGCGAGAGAGACATTGGAGGCCGTAGAGCTTGAGGATCCCATACGCGCACCACTTTCGTTGGTTACATTCAACACGGATGGATTGATAATTTCTTCCGAACTGGACCGGGACCGTGCGCAAACCGAACTGCCAGCGAGCTACCCGCTCGAACAGCTCACCGGGCCAACGCGGCAAGTATTTACATCCCGTAATGCAGACGGTTTAGAGCGGGTTTACGCCGTTATACCGCTGGTTGAGGGCGCTGTGTTCGCCATGAGCGTCTGGCCAAAGGATACAGCCCTTCTGGAGACGGATTTTTCCAGCCGCCTTTCGTCATTCTTGCCTATCGTGATGTGGATCGCCAGCTTGGTTGTTGCGTTCTGGGCGCTCAACCGTCTCGCCATCGCACATATACGCAAGCTTGGACGTCAGATGCGGCATTTTGCGTTGAACCGGACATTGCCGCGGAAGCCCTTCAATGACGGCGTCCCGAACGAGATTGTCGCGATGGAGCAATCGTTTTTGGGCATGGCTCAATCTATTTTGCAGGATGAAGCGCGGCTCGAAGATAGCCTGCGCGAAAAAAACATGCTGCTTAAGGAGGTGCACCACCGCGTCAAAAATAACCTACAGCTTATCTCGTCGATCATGAATATGCAGATCCGACAGGCCCCGACCGAAGCGAACAAGCGGGTTTTGCAACGGCTGCAGGACCGTATCCTTAGCCTCGCGACTGTGCATCAGAGCCTCTATCAGGATAACGAGATGACGCGCGTAGACGCGGGTATGCTGCTGCGCGAAATTGTTGCGCGGAGCCTGGACATCGGGATGGAGCGCAATTCAGGGATCAAAGTAACGGAAGACTATGACAGCATATTGATCGGTGCGGATGATGCCGCGCCGCTTTCATTATTAACTTCTGAAGCGGTAACCAACGCCCTGAAATACGTGGCAAGCGGTCGAGGCAGCAAAGCTAAGATTCACATTAGCCTCAAGCATGTTGGAGAAGAACGCGCAGTTTTGCGGATTATGAACACAGCCGGCGGAAACGCACATGAAGAAGGCACAGGTCTCGGCTCGCGCCTGATCCAGGCCTTCTCCCGTCAGTTGAACGGGGCGCTGGAGATTGTCGATGAAGGTGGTGACTATATTTTGACCCTCGATTTCCCTGTTCCCCAAATGGACAAGGCAACCTACGACTACTGA
- a CDS encoding TAXI family TRAP transporter solute-binding subunit, whose product MFKTMTVAGAFAGAMLAGTASFAQEKFITIGTGGQTGVYFVVGQSICRLVNRGSADHGLKCTAPSTGGSIANINAIKAGDMDMGVAQSDWQHHAYNGTSTFEGDKFDKLRAVFSVHGEPFNVIARKDSGIKTFDDLKGKRVNIGNPGSGQRATMEVVMAAKGWTLDDFALASELKPAEQAAALGDNKVDAIIYTVGHPNGSIQEAVSTIDAELISVTGPEIQGLIDNNPFYAAATVPGGMYKGTDLDVNTFGVKATFVSSSDVDEETIYQTVKAVFDNFDRFKGLHPAFANLKEEDMISQGLSAPLHDGAAKYYKERGWIE is encoded by the coding sequence ATGTTCAAGACAATGACCGTCGCAGGGGCCTTTGCGGGCGCCATGCTGGCAGGTACTGCGTCATTTGCACAAGAAAAGTTCATCACCATCGGTACCGGTGGCCAGACCGGTGTTTACTTTGTGGTGGGTCAGTCGATCTGCCGCCTCGTGAACCGCGGCTCGGCCGACCACGGACTGAAGTGCACGGCACCGTCCACCGGTGGCTCTATCGCAAACATTAACGCGATCAAGGCTGGCGACATGGACATGGGAGTTGCCCAGTCGGACTGGCAGCACCACGCCTACAACGGCACCTCGACCTTCGAGGGCGACAAGTTCGACAAGCTGCGTGCTGTATTCTCCGTGCATGGCGAACCGTTCAACGTGATTGCGCGCAAAGACAGCGGCATCAAGACGTTCGATGATCTCAAGGGCAAGCGCGTCAACATCGGCAACCCAGGTTCCGGTCAGCGTGCCACAATGGAAGTTGTGATGGCGGCCAAAGGCTGGACGCTGGATGACTTCGCACTCGCGTCCGAATTGAAGCCGGCCGAGCAGGCCGCTGCATTGGGCGACAACAAGGTTGATGCGATTATCTATACTGTTGGTCATCCCAATGGCTCCATTCAGGAGGCGGTTTCGACCATCGACGCAGAGCTGATTTCTGTAACAGGTCCCGAAATTCAGGGTCTGATTGACAACAATCCTTTCTATGCCGCAGCTACCGTTCCCGGTGGGATGTACAAAGGCACAGATTTGGATGTGAACACTTTTGGCGTGAAGGCCACTTTTGTTTCGTCTTCTGATGTTGATGAGGAAACAATTTACCAAACCGTAAAAGCGGTCTTTGACAACTTTGATCGCTTCAAAGGGCTGCACCCCGCGTTTGCAAACCTCAAGGAAGAGGACATGATCTCGCAAGGTCTGTCCGCGCCTCTGCATGACGGCGCTGCGAAGTACTACAAAGAGCGTGGCTGGATTGAATAA
- a CDS encoding cupin domain-containing protein has protein sequence MDIGQRLKQIRTERGLSQRELATRAGLTNGTISLIETDKTSPSVASLKSLLDAIPISMAEFFGSIEEQDAAKIFYRANDFRHVSPEGPGQVSLRQLGNAREHTLQVLHETYPPGADTGPEFLSHEGEEAGIITRGQIELTVGDAVEVLNLGDGYLFDSRLPHRFRNIAADPCEIVSALTPPVF, from the coding sequence TTGGATATCGGACAACGACTCAAACAGATTCGGACTGAGCGCGGCCTGTCACAGCGTGAACTGGCAACACGCGCCGGCCTCACAAACGGAACGATCTCACTGATAGAAACGGACAAAACATCGCCATCGGTCGCCTCTCTAAAAAGCCTGCTGGATGCTATTCCGATCTCGATGGCCGAATTTTTCGGCTCGATCGAGGAACAGGATGCTGCGAAGATATTTTACCGTGCAAACGACTTCAGACACGTCTCACCAGAGGGCCCGGGACAAGTATCACTGCGGCAACTGGGCAATGCACGTGAGCACACGCTTCAGGTCCTGCATGAAACTTACCCTCCCGGCGCGGACACAGGGCCTGAATTTTTGAGCCATGAAGGGGAAGAAGCCGGAATTATCACGCGGGGGCAAATCGAATTAACGGTCGGCGATGCTGTTGAGGTACTCAACCTCGGAGATGGCTACCTCTTTGACAGTCGCCTTCCCCACAGGTTTCGCAACATTGCCGCCGATCCTTGCGAGATCGTAAGTGCACTAACACCACCGGTTTTTTAA
- the gabT gene encoding 4-aminobutyrate--2-oxoglutarate transaminase encodes MASTAKGVSRKSAKKLPQISIVEPAAPVVYTNADLVARREAAVPRGVASATSVYASYAENAELWDVDGKRYIDFVGGIGVLNTGHRHPGVIAAAKAQEDQFTHTSFQVVPYAPYIELAEKLNELAPGDEPKKTLLVTTGAEAVENAVKIARAATGRPGVIAFTGGYHGRTLLTLGMTGKISPYKKDVGPFPSDIFRAPFPNVRDGITVEDALTGLKNLFLTDAQPERIACIIIEPVLGEGGYTPVPFEMMIALREICDQHGIMLIADEVQAGFGRTGKWFAIEHSGVVPDLITVAKSMAGGYPLAGVIGRADVMDAMIPGGLGGTYGGNPVACAAALAAITAIEDEGLLAKSIAMGDKLKARFAEIGARAAPFRMWDIRGLGAMVAVEFVTDFTSATADAALTKRVIAHALERGLLLLSCGMHGNAVRVMVPLTASEEIVDEGLAIFEAALSAAIAEDAS; translated from the coding sequence ATGGCCAGCACTGCAAAAGGCGTATCCCGCAAATCCGCAAAAAAGTTGCCGCAAATCTCGATTGTCGAGCCTGCAGCGCCGGTTGTTTATACAAACGCCGACCTCGTTGCACGCCGCGAAGCGGCCGTTCCGCGCGGGGTTGCCTCCGCAACGTCTGTCTATGCCTCCTACGCCGAGAATGCGGAGCTTTGGGATGTTGATGGAAAGCGCTATATCGATTTTGTCGGGGGTATCGGTGTGTTGAACACAGGTCACCGGCACCCTGGCGTGATTGCTGCGGCAAAGGCGCAAGAAGACCAGTTTACACATACGTCGTTTCAGGTCGTCCCCTATGCCCCTTATATCGAGCTGGCGGAAAAGCTGAATGAACTTGCACCTGGTGATGAACCGAAAAAGACGCTTTTGGTAACCACAGGTGCAGAAGCTGTCGAAAATGCCGTGAAAATTGCCCGTGCTGCAACAGGCCGTCCCGGTGTGATTGCTTTTACCGGTGGATACCACGGCCGCACGCTGCTGACGCTCGGCATGACCGGCAAAATCAGCCCATATAAAAAAGATGTGGGCCCTTTCCCTTCTGATATTTTCCGCGCACCGTTCCCGAACGTGCGTGACGGCATCACCGTTGAGGATGCGCTGACAGGATTGAAAAATCTTTTCCTGACCGATGCGCAGCCCGAGCGGATTGCATGTATCATCATCGAGCCTGTTCTGGGCGAAGGCGGCTATACTCCCGTACCGTTCGAGATGATGATTGCACTGCGCGAAATTTGTGACCAGCACGGCATCATGCTGATCGCGGACGAAGTGCAGGCGGGATTTGGCCGGACCGGCAAATGGTTTGCAATCGAACATTCCGGAGTTGTGCCTGACCTGATCACTGTAGCGAAATCAATGGCTGGCGGTTACCCTCTCGCCGGTGTGATTGGCCGCGCCGACGTAATGGATGCAATGATCCCTGGCGGTCTGGGTGGTACCTATGGTGGTAATCCCGTCGCCTGTGCTGCAGCATTGGCTGCAATCACCGCGATTGAGGACGAGGGCCTGCTGGCAAAATCCATTGCAATGGGTGACAAGCTCAAGGCACGTTTTGCCGAGATTGGTGCCCGCGCGGCCCCGTTCCGCATGTGGGATATTCGCGGACTCGGAGCGATGGTGGCTGTGGAGTTTGTGACAGATTTTACAAGTGCCACAGCGGACGCTGCGTTGACGAAGCGCGTCATTGCACATGCGCTTGAGCGTGGCCTGCTCCTGCTGAGCTGTGGGATGCACGGTAACGCGGTAAGGGTGATGGTACCATTGACAGCTTCCGAAGAAATCGTTGACGAAGGTTTGGCAATTTTCGAGGCTGCACTTTCTGCTGCTATTGCAGAGGATGCTAGTTAA
- a CDS encoding FMN-binding glutamate synthase family protein, protein MPKLSNLTRYSTFAAVVALALLSMIALLIWSVWFILPFMAFSALSLLGLHDVRQNSHSVLRNYPVLGHIRFLLESIRPEIRQYLLEDDHDEEPFSRDARSLVYQRAKGQEDARPFGTKKRVYEGGYSWVTHSVQPKHIENTDFRIDIGGKDCTKPYSASIYNISAMSFGSLSGPAIKALNLGAKLGGFAHDTGEGSVSRYHKEGGGDLIYQVASGYFGARSEDGSFDPEKYAATATLPQVKMIELKLSQGAKPGHGGMLPAGKITAEIAEARGIPMGQDCVSPAAHSAFSTPIEMCEFIGQLRHLAGGKPVGFKLCIGHQREFMCMVKAMLKTGIFPDFIVVDGAEGGTGAAPLEFANHVGMPMVEGLTFVHNTLRGAGIRDEIKLGAAGKIVSAFDIARALALGADWCNSARGFMFAIGCIQAQACHTNHCPVGVATQDPLRARALDPVHKSQRVARFHHNTLKALGEMTGAAGLSDPSGFLPHHLMQRQSDRSMVQGNKAFPYLPNGFLIDDNAADHGGYKDRWSRASADSFNPTEYV, encoded by the coding sequence ATGCCGAAATTATCCAACCTCACCCGCTACAGCACATTTGCGGCAGTCGTTGCTCTTGCTTTGCTCAGCATGATTGCGCTTTTGATCTGGTCGGTATGGTTCATACTCCCCTTCATGGCATTCTCCGCGCTTTCACTATTGGGCCTGCACGATGTCCGGCAAAACTCCCATTCAGTGCTGCGCAATTACCCTGTACTGGGGCATATTCGCTTCCTCCTTGAAAGCATCCGCCCTGAAATCCGTCAGTATCTGCTTGAAGACGATCATGACGAGGAACCCTTTAGCCGTGATGCCCGCTCGCTCGTTTATCAGCGGGCGAAAGGGCAGGAAGATGCACGCCCATTTGGCACGAAAAAACGGGTCTACGAAGGCGGCTACAGTTGGGTCACACACTCTGTTCAGCCCAAACATATCGAAAATACAGATTTTCGCATTGATATCGGTGGCAAGGATTGCACAAAGCCGTACAGCGCCTCCATTTACAATATTTCAGCAATGAGCTTTGGATCGTTGTCTGGGCCAGCCATCAAGGCCCTCAATCTAGGGGCGAAACTGGGTGGTTTTGCGCATGATACCGGCGAGGGCTCGGTCAGCCGCTATCACAAGGAAGGCGGCGGTGATTTGATTTATCAGGTTGCGTCCGGCTATTTCGGTGCGCGGTCCGAAGACGGTAGTTTCGACCCCGAAAAATACGCTGCAACAGCAACCCTTCCCCAAGTCAAAATGATCGAACTAAAGTTATCACAAGGTGCAAAGCCGGGTCACGGTGGGATGTTGCCAGCAGGTAAAATTACTGCTGAAATCGCTGAGGCGCGCGGCATTCCTATGGGTCAGGACTGCGTCTCGCCCGCTGCGCATTCTGCTTTTTCCACCCCCATCGAAATGTGCGAATTCATTGGGCAGCTGCGGCACTTGGCAGGAGGCAAGCCTGTGGGCTTCAAATTGTGCATAGGGCACCAGCGTGAGTTCATGTGCATGGTGAAGGCGATGCTGAAGACAGGCATTTTCCCTGATTTCATAGTAGTCGACGGTGCAGAAGGCGGCACGGGTGCCGCGCCGCTGGAATTTGCGAACCATGTTGGAATGCCAATGGTCGAAGGCCTGACGTTTGTGCACAATACATTACGCGGCGCTGGCATCCGCGACGAAATCAAACTTGGCGCGGCGGGCAAGATCGTTTCAGCATTTGATATCGCGCGGGCGCTCGCTTTGGGAGCGGACTGGTGCAACTCTGCCCGCGGCTTTATGTTTGCAATCGGGTGTATTCAGGCTCAGGCATGCCACACAAACCATTGCCCTGTCGGCGTTGCGACACAGGATCCCCTGCGCGCCCGTGCATTGGATCCTGTCCACAAATCTCAGCGGGTGGCACGCTTTCACCACAACACATTGAAGGCGCTGGGTGAGATGACAGGTGCTGCCGGCCTGTCTGATCCGAGCGGCTTTTTGCCCCATCACCTCATGCAGCGGCAATCGGACCGCTCCATGGTTCAAGGGAATAAGGCGTTCCCCTATCTGCCAAACGGCTTTTTGATTGATGATAACGCCGCAGACCACGGCGGTTATAAAGACCGCTGGTCGCGGGCTAGCGCGGATTCGTTCAATCCAACCGAGTATGTCTAG